The Verrucomicrobiota bacterium nucleotide sequence TCCTCCGGCAACCCCGTCATGGGCGTGGTCGGCTGACGACTCCGCGCGGCCGGTTCCCGCCGGCGGGACGAACCCTGTCGACCCGAGAACGTCAGACTCCCCAACGACAGGGGGCGCAATCACAGCGGAGAGTGTAACGCAACTTGCCGGACGGGCGTGAATCGCTAATCTGAATGCGCCATCGAGAAAACTGCCCATGCTCAACATCCATCACCTCGAACTCTTCTACTACGTCGCGCGCCACAAGGGCATCAGCGAGGCGGCGCGCCGCATGCCCTACGGCATCCAGCAACCCGCCATCAGCGGCCAGATCATCCAGCTCGAGGAGCACCTCGGCGTGACGCTCTTCCAGCGCCGGCCGTTCGAACTCACGGACGCGGGCCAGCGGCTGTTCGCCTATATCGAGCCGTTCTTCGCCGGCCTCGACACGATTGAGGTCGAGTTGCAAGGCGGCGCCGTCCACCAAATCCGCATCGGCGCGGCGGCGATGGTGCTGCGCGATCACCTGCCGCACTTCATCCGGAACGTCCGGCGGAAGTTTCCAAAACTGCGGCTCACTCTGCGCGAGGGCTATCAGCCCGATCTCGAGGAGTGGCTTGCGAAGAACGAGATCGACCTCGCGGTGACGTTGCTCAGCGGACGAACCTTTGCCGGCGTGAGTTCGGCCGGCCTGCTCAAACTGCCGCTGGTGTTGCTCGTGGAAAAGAACAGCCGCATCCGGGCCGCGGACGACCTGTGGTCACGCGACCGGATCACCGAGCCGCTCGTGGCACTGCCCGCGAGCGAGACGATCTGCAAGAATTTCCAGGCCGAGCTCGGCCGGCGGAAGATTGACTGGTTCACGAGTGTCGAGGTCAGCTCGCTCGAGCTGGTCGAGACGTATGTCGCCAGCGGCTTCGGCGTCGGGCTCTCGGTCGCCGTGCCGGGGCAGAAACTTGCGCCCGGCGTGCGCGCCCTGGCACTCGCAGGATTCGAACCCGTGGAGGTTGGCGCGCTCTGGCGCGGGAAGCTGCTGCCGGTCTACAAGGAGTTCGTGGACGAAATGCAGCGGCGGGTGAAATCCCTGGCCGCGGGATGAAACGCCGTTTCAGTAGTGACTTTGATGCGCTTGCCCCGCAGATTCCCCCCGCAGTTTGAGCATGAAAAAGCCCTCTTCCAGCCCCGCGCCGGTCTCGCGCAGCGGACGCTTCGCCGGCGGGCCGGGCGCGGATGCGGCGGAGTTTTCCGAGTCCATTTCCTTCGACTGGCGGCTGTGGAGGCACGACATCGCGGGCTCCATCGCCCATGCCACGATGCTTCAGAAGATCGGCGTGCTCTCGCGCGCCGAACGGTCCGCCATCGTCCGCGGGCTCAGCCAGATCGGCCGCGAGATCGAAGCCGGGAAGTTCAAGTGGAAGTCCGCGTTGGAGGACGTCCACATGAACATCGAGGCGGAACTCACGCGCCGCGTCCCGGCGGGCGCGAAGTTGCACACGGGCCGCTCGCGCAATGACCAGGTCGCGCTCGATGTGCGGCTCTGGCTGCGCGACGAGATCGTCCACCTCTCGCTCGAAGTCCGGCGGCTCCAGTCGGCGCTGGTCGGCCTGGCCGACGCGAACCGCGAGGTCGTGATTCCCGGCTACACGCATTTGCAGCGCGCGCAACCCGTCTATCTCGCGCACCACCTGCTGGCCTTCGTCGAGATGCTGTGGCGCGACTGCGAGCGGCTGGCCCACTGCTTTGGGACCGTCAAAATCTGCCCCCTCGGAAGCGGTGCGATTGCCGGTTCGACGCTGCCGCTGGATCGCGAACACGTCGCAAGGCTGCTTGGCTTCACCGATTCGAAGGGCAGGCCGCAGATCACGCAAAACTCGATGGACGCCGTGAGCGACCGCGACTTCGTCGTGGAGTTCTGCGCCGCGGCGGCGTTGATCGCGGTTCACTTGAGCAGGCTGGCGGAGGACGTGATCCTGTGGGCGACGAGCGAGTTCAACTTCATCAAGATCGCGGACGCCTACACGACCGGGTCGTCGCTCATGCCGCAAAAACGCAATCCCGACGTGGCTGAACTCGTGCGCGGCAAGTCGGGACGCGTCATCGGCAACCTCGTCTCGGTGCTCACGCTGTTGAAGGGGCTGCCGATGACCTACAACCGCGACTTGCAGGAAGACAAGGAACGGCTCTTCGACACCGCCGACACCGTGCGCGCGTGCGTGCGGCTGATGGCGGCGATGCTCCGCCACACGACAGTGAACGCGGTCGCCTGCGCGCGCGCCGCCGGCGACCCGGGAATGCTCGCGACAGACCTCGCGGATTATCTCGTGCGCAAGGGCGTGCCGTTCCGGCAGGCGCATCACGCGGTCGGCGCGGTGGTCGCGCTCGCGGAGAAGTCCGGCATGGCGCTCAACCAGGTTTCGCTCACCCAGCTCAAGTCCGTGGATGCGCGGTTCGGCGACGATGTGACCGGGCTTTTCGACGTGCGCCGCGCGCTCGCCGCCCGCGAGATCACCGGCGCGCCCGGCCCGAAGGAAGTTCGCCGCCAGCTTGCGCGATGGAAGCGGTTGTTGTCCGGCTAGCGGACGTCCTCGCATGGAGCATCTCCGCCCCGAATTGCTCACGGACATCCTCAAAGGCGTCTCGCGCTCGTTCTACTGGACGATGCGCGTGCTGCCGCTGGACATCCGCCCGCAAATCAGCCTCGCGTATCTGCTCGCGCGCGCCACGGACACCATCGCGGACACCGGCCTCGTGCCGGTGCCGGAGCGGTTGGACGCGTTGCGGGCGTTGCGCGGG carries:
- the argH gene encoding argininosuccinate lyase, which translates into the protein MSMKKPSSSPAPVSRSGRFAGGPGADAAEFSESISFDWRLWRHDIAGSIAHATMLQKIGVLSRAERSAIVRGLSQIGREIEAGKFKWKSALEDVHMNIEAELTRRVPAGAKLHTGRSRNDQVALDVRLWLRDEIVHLSLEVRRLQSALVGLADANREVVIPGYTHLQRAQPVYLAHHLLAFVEMLWRDCERLAHCFGTVKICPLGSGAIAGSTLPLDREHVARLLGFTDSKGRPQITQNSMDAVSDRDFVVEFCAAAALIAVHLSRLAEDVILWATSEFNFIKIADAYTTGSSLMPQKRNPDVAELVRGKSGRVIGNLVSVLTLLKGLPMTYNRDLQEDKERLFDTADTVRACVRLMAAMLRHTTVNAVACARAAGDPGMLATDLADYLVRKGVPFRQAHHAVGAVVALAEKSGMALNQVSLTQLKSVDARFGDDVTGLFDVRRALAAREITGAPGPKEVRRQLARWKRLLSG
- a CDS encoding LysR family transcriptional regulator, whose product is MLNIHHLELFYYVARHKGISEAARRMPYGIQQPAISGQIIQLEEHLGVTLFQRRPFELTDAGQRLFAYIEPFFAGLDTIEVELQGGAVHQIRIGAAAMVLRDHLPHFIRNVRRKFPKLRLTLREGYQPDLEEWLAKNEIDLAVTLLSGRTFAGVSSAGLLKLPLVLLVEKNSRIRAADDLWSRDRITEPLVALPASETICKNFQAELGRRKIDWFTSVEVSSLELVETYVASGFGVGLSVAVPGQKLAPGVRALALAGFEPVEVGALWRGKLLPVYKEFVDEMQRRVKSLAAG